The following coding sequences lie in one Cronobacter universalis NCTC 9529 genomic window:
- a CDS encoding TfoX/Sxy family protein, which produces MSVSREYVTFLLDQLAPLGEVQTRRMFGCVALFQAGRMFALVDGDAQLYIKADDQNRERFIAEGFPPFTYITTRRSGGQQEVTLGYYRIAEELVEDNQAFVRWAHEGLAAAMRAPVKKPRKTSRKSGKMA; this is translated from the coding sequence ATGAGCGTTTCCCGTGAGTATGTAACTTTCCTGCTGGACCAGCTGGCGCCCCTCGGTGAGGTGCAGACCCGCCGCATGTTTGGCTGCGTGGCGCTGTTCCAGGCGGGGCGGATGTTTGCGCTGGTGGACGGCGACGCGCAGCTTTATATCAAAGCCGACGATCAGAACCGCGAACGGTTTATCGCTGAAGGCTTTCCGCCTTTTACCTATATCACCACCCGGCGCAGCGGTGGCCAGCAGGAAGTGACGCTCGGTTATTACCGCATCGCGGAGGAGCTGGTGGAGGATAACCAGGCGTTTGTACGCTGGGCGCACGAAGGGCTTGCCGCCGCCATGCGCGCGCCGGTAAAAAAGCCACGTAAAACATCGCGTAAAAGTGGGAAAATGGCTTAA